In Mycobacterium gallinarum, a single window of DNA contains:
- a CDS encoding Dyp-type peroxidase — protein MFNRRRLLAGGAAAVAAGTALTQCSAAQSVTAAGGFGTAVEPFYGAHQSGVATPPQAHAMFVALDLIPQGGRSARDTLTAVLKLWTSDAARLTQGDPALADTEPELALRPARLTVTVGLGPSVFDRVGLAHLRPESVTELPTFSTDRLEPAWCGGDLLLQICADDPVVIAHAGRVLLKNVRSMTRQRWRQTGFRNAHGSNRPGGSMRNLMGQVDGTANLRDDQALDRHVWADGAATPWFAGGTVLVIRRIRAEMDTWDELDRPSRELTVGRRLDTGAPLTGRKETDEPDLGATVDGIPVIPPSSHVALARHRTDDEQFLRRPYNYDDPPRDDRTTDSGLIFACYQRDPARQFVPVQHRLAGGDALNQWITTIGSATFAILPGVPTHGGFVGQSLLGSRG, from the coding sequence ATTCGGCACCGCGGTCGAACCGTTCTACGGCGCGCACCAGAGCGGCGTCGCCACACCGCCGCAGGCGCATGCGATGTTTGTCGCGCTCGACCTGATCCCGCAGGGGGGCCGAAGTGCCCGCGACACGCTCACCGCCGTCCTGAAGCTCTGGACATCGGACGCGGCGCGGCTCACCCAGGGTGATCCGGCGCTGGCCGACACCGAACCCGAGCTCGCGCTGCGGCCTGCGCGACTCACCGTCACCGTCGGACTCGGGCCCTCCGTTTTCGACCGTGTGGGGCTGGCGCACCTGCGACCGGAATCGGTCACCGAACTGCCCACTTTCAGCACCGACCGGCTCGAGCCGGCATGGTGTGGCGGAGATCTGTTGTTGCAGATCTGCGCCGACGATCCGGTCGTCATCGCGCACGCGGGCCGGGTGCTGCTGAAGAACGTCCGCTCCATGACCCGCCAACGATGGCGGCAGACTGGCTTTCGCAACGCCCACGGCTCCAACCGCCCGGGTGGCAGCATGCGCAATCTCATGGGGCAGGTCGACGGGACGGCGAACCTGCGTGACGATCAGGCACTCGACCGGCATGTGTGGGCGGATGGTGCGGCCACGCCGTGGTTCGCCGGCGGCACGGTGCTCGTCATCCGGCGGATCCGCGCCGAAATGGACACCTGGGACGAACTCGACCGTCCCAGTAGGGAACTCACCGTCGGGCGACGTCTGGACACCGGTGCCCCGCTGACCGGTCGAAAGGAGACCGACGAGCCCGACCTCGGCGCCACCGTCGACGGGATACCGGTGATCCCGCCGAGTTCCCACGTCGCGCTGGCCCGGCACCGCACCGATGATGAACAGTTCCTGCGCAGGCCCTACAACTACGACGATCCGCCCCGCGACGACCGCACGACAGACAGCGGGCTCATCTTCGCCTGCTACCAGCGTGACCCTGCGCGACAGTTCGTCCCGGTACAGCATCGCCTCGCGGGCGGCGACGCGCTCAATCAGTGGATCACCACCATCGGATCGGCCACTTTCGCGATCCTGCCGGGCGTTCCGACGCACGGCGGATTCGTGGGGCAGTCGCTGTTGGGATCCCGGGGCTGA